Proteins encoded together in one Labilibaculum sp. DW002 window:
- a CDS encoding MATE family efflux transporter — protein sequence MNQIKDLTSGNIFSQIVKLAIPIIATSFVQMAYNMTDMAWLGQVGSQTVSAVGMALYLVWFGASLMFITKIGVEVGISQSIGSKNIEKARSFAKNAFSLSFVISIAFAISVWVFAEPIISLFNIQSELVNGTALKYLRIIAIGMPFTYSNITMSGIYNGIGNTKIPFWVNAFGLIINMILDPILIFGWGSIPSMGAEGAGIATVISQICVFLVFIYFLHIKENPLQIKNYLGKIQKEFVTPILKVGGPVALQSVCFALFAMILARVMNDIAEGNSIPFSVQSIGAQIEALSWMTASGFSTALGTFTGQNFGANKWGRIQKGFFITLGIAGFIGIISTSLFLFVGDHIFSLFINSGEQDVVQMGIVYLIILSFSQVFMSIEITATGAFNGVGRAIPPAIIGIVGNVLRIPFAFLFSYSLVDYLPEFQNWISADSVSVTGVWWGITITSILKGSILFLWFVILLYKHPENKDPLPFQRFWIRLIPCRLRQTSIIISPLKNEKIK from the coding sequence GTGAACCAAATTAAAGATCTTACAAGTGGGAATATTTTCTCACAAATAGTAAAGCTTGCTATTCCAATTATAGCAACCTCCTTTGTACAAATGGCATACAACATGACCGACATGGCTTGGCTAGGTCAAGTTGGTAGTCAAACGGTAAGTGCTGTAGGAATGGCTTTGTACCTAGTTTGGTTCGGTGCATCCTTAATGTTTATCACAAAAATTGGAGTTGAAGTTGGAATATCCCAATCCATTGGAAGTAAAAATATCGAAAAAGCCAGGTCTTTCGCAAAAAATGCATTCAGCCTGTCCTTTGTAATATCCATCGCCTTTGCAATTTCGGTATGGGTATTTGCAGAACCAATTATTAGTCTTTTCAACATCCAGAGCGAACTGGTAAATGGTACAGCTTTAAAATACCTACGAATTATTGCCATCGGAATGCCTTTCACCTATTCCAACATTACCATGTCTGGGATTTACAACGGTATTGGCAATACAAAAATTCCTTTCTGGGTTAACGCATTTGGCCTTATCATTAACATGATTTTGGATCCTATATTGATATTTGGTTGGGGTAGCATTCCTAGCATGGGAGCCGAAGGGGCTGGAATTGCAACTGTAATTTCACAAATATGCGTTTTTCTTGTATTCATCTACTTCTTGCACATCAAGGAAAATCCTTTGCAAATCAAGAATTATTTGGGTAAAATTCAAAAAGAATTCGTGACACCAATTCTAAAAGTTGGTGGTCCTGTTGCATTGCAATCGGTTTGTTTCGCACTTTTCGCAATGATTCTCGCCAGAGTAATGAACGACATAGCAGAAGGCAATTCTATTCCTTTTTCAGTTCAATCCATAGGAGCACAAATAGAAGCTCTTTCATGGATGACCGCCTCTGGTTTCTCTACAGCCTTAGGTACATTTACAGGTCAAAATTTTGGTGCGAATAAATGGGGCCGTATACAAAAAGGATTTTTCATTACATTAGGAATTGCCGGATTTATTGGAATTATTAGCACTAGTTTATTCCTTTTTGTTGGCGATCATATTTTTAGTTTGTTCATAAACAGTGGTGAGCAAGATGTTGTTCAAATGGGAATTGTTTACCTCATTATACTTAGTTTTTCACAAGTATTCATGAGCATTGAAATTACAGCAACTGGAGCATTTAACGGTGTTGGTCGTGCAATTCCTCCTGCCATAATTGGCATCGTTGGGAATGTGTTAAGAATTCCTTTTGCCTTTTTATTTAGCTACTCTTTGGTTGATTACCTGCCAGAATTTCAAAACTGGATCTCAGCTGATTCTGTTTCTGTAACTGGTGTTTGGTGGGGAATTACAATCACGAGTATCCTTAAAGGAAGTATTTTGTTTTTATGGTTTGTGATTTTACTATACAAACATCCCGAAAACAAAGATCCACTTCCTTTTCAACGATTCTGGATTCGATTAATTCCTTGTCGATTACGCCAAACAAGTATCATCATTAGCCCGCTTAAAAATGAAAAAATTAAATAG
- a CDS encoding FKBP-type peptidyl-prolyl cis-trans isomerase translates to MKLKVLTLAFGLGLITLASCTQERNKNVAVTNEIDSVSYSIGASFGMNLERSGLTELNDEVLLAAMYSALDKDSLLITPQDGQKVINDYIRGIQEKVGKENLAKGQKFLEENKSKEGIVVTASGLQYRIINEGDGAKPLATDKVSVHYKGTTIDGKEFDSSYKGGKPVTFMPTRVIKGWTEALQLMPVGSKWELYIPSALAYGPRGAGADIKANETLIFEVELLEIVKDEKKN, encoded by the coding sequence ATGAAATTAAAAGTATTAACTCTTGCCTTTGGTCTTGGACTAATCACTCTTGCTTCTTGTACTCAAGAAAGAAATAAAAATGTTGCAGTTACTAACGAAATTGATTCTGTAAGCTATAGCATTGGTGCTAGTTTTGGAATGAACTTAGAGCGTAGCGGATTAACTGAATTAAACGATGAAGTTCTTCTTGCAGCAATGTATTCTGCTTTAGATAAAGATAGCTTGTTAATTACTCCTCAAGATGGACAAAAAGTAATTAACGACTACATTCGTGGTATTCAGGAAAAAGTTGGAAAAGAAAATCTTGCAAAAGGTCAGAAATTCTTAGAAGAAAACAAATCGAAAGAAGGTATCGTTGTTACTGCTAGTGGGTTACAATACCGTATCATCAACGAAGGTGACGGTGCTAAACCTCTTGCTACTGATAAAGTATCTGTACACTACAAAGGAACTACTATCGATGGTAAAGAATTCGATTCTTCTTACAAAGGAGGTAAGCCTGTTACATTCATGCCTACTCGTGTAATTAAAGGATGGACTGAAGCTTTACAATTGATGCCTGTTGGTTCTAAGTGGGAACTTTATATTCCTTCAGCATTAGCATATGGTCCTCGTGGAGCAGGTGCAGATATCAAAGCTAATGAAACTTTAATTTTCGAAGTTGAGTTATTGGAAATCGTAAAAGACGAGAAGAAAAACTAA
- a CDS encoding M64 family metallopeptidase, with the protein MNKKGCLIVMLISITSFAFGQVNFEDYFENKTLRVDYLMGGSAKDQTVFIKELKEEPFWGGSKTNLIDQFGFGTFKFKLIDAETKVLLYSKGFNSLFQEWQTTAEAKELKRAFYQVNVMPFPKRPVLFVLESRKWNGEMEQIFEYEIDPSNYFIGKEKPNTIVSNRVMGEGDPATSVDVAFIAEGYTQEEMGKFRADVKRIAGYLFDVPPFKHYQNNFNIYALEAISEESGTDVPGENIYKNTAVNTTFYTFDIDRYLTTFDIKTMHDIAANVPYDHIFVLINTEKYGGAGIYNYYTSCSSDHKLSREVASHEFGHGFVGLADEYYTSEVAYEDFYNLEIEPWEPNLTTLVDFDKKWKRMLNDSIPIPTPRTEEYNDKVGLFEGGGYMSKGIYSPVRDCKMKSNNKDEFCPVCEEAAEKMILFQIGK; encoded by the coding sequence ATGAATAAGAAAGGATGTTTAATTGTGATGCTAATTTCGATTACGAGTTTCGCATTTGGGCAAGTTAATTTTGAAGATTACTTTGAGAATAAAACTTTGCGAGTTGATTACCTAATGGGTGGAAGTGCAAAAGATCAAACGGTATTTATCAAAGAATTAAAAGAAGAACCGTTTTGGGGAGGTAGTAAAACGAACCTGATTGATCAATTTGGCTTTGGAACATTTAAATTCAAATTAATTGATGCAGAAACTAAAGTTTTGCTGTATTCTAAAGGTTTTAACTCATTGTTTCAGGAATGGCAAACAACAGCAGAAGCCAAGGAGTTAAAAAGGGCTTTTTATCAAGTAAATGTGATGCCTTTTCCTAAGAGACCTGTTTTATTCGTTTTAGAATCGAGAAAATGGAATGGGGAAATGGAACAAATATTCGAGTATGAAATTGATCCATCTAATTATTTTATTGGTAAAGAAAAGCCAAATACTATCGTATCAAATCGTGTAATGGGAGAAGGAGATCCTGCGACAAGTGTCGATGTTGCATTTATTGCAGAAGGATATACTCAGGAGGAAATGGGTAAATTTAGAGCTGATGTGAAACGAATTGCAGGCTACTTGTTTGATGTGCCTCCATTTAAACATTATCAGAATAATTTTAATATTTACGCTCTGGAAGCGATTTCGGAAGAGTCGGGCACAGATGTTCCTGGTGAGAATATTTACAAGAATACTGCGGTTAATACTACCTTTTACACTTTTGATATTGATCGGTACTTAACAACATTTGATATTAAAACGATGCATGATATTGCAGCTAATGTGCCTTACGATCATATTTTTGTTTTAATTAATACAGAAAAATATGGTGGGGCAGGAATCTATAATTACTACACCTCATGTTCCTCTGATCATAAATTGTCAAGAGAAGTAGCAAGTCATGAATTTGGACATGGTTTTGTTGGTTTGGCTGACGAATATTATACTTCTGAAGTGGCTTACGAAGATTTCTACAATTTGGAAATTGAGCCTTGGGAACCGAATTTAACAACCTTAGTTGATTTTGATAAAAAGTGGAAGCGAATGTTGAATGATTCAATTCCAATTCCAACACCTAGAACTGAAGAATACAATGATAAAGTTGGTCTATTCGAAGGCGGTGGCTATATGAGTAAAGGGATATATTCTCCTGTACGAGATTGTAAAATGAAATCGAATAACAAAGATGAATTTTGTCCGGTTTGTGAAGAGGCCGCAGAAAAGATGATTTTATTTCAGATTGGAAAATAA
- the mnmD gene encoding tRNA (5-methylaminomethyl-2-thiouridine)(34)-methyltransferase MnmD gives MKKLNRELKITEDGSHTLFVPELNEHYHSTHGAIQEAMHVYINAGYNYCEKEVIHILEIGFGTGLNCFLTLLEAEKQNKQVVYHSIELYPINQDEIKHLNYTKQIPNSDVSIFEKLHRVEWNQEVKITDNFVLNKLQGDLREFNFPGKYDLVYFDAFAPDIQPTLWTEDVFGNIHQYLNSNAILTTYCTKGIVKQALRATGFKVKRLPGPPGKRQMLRTTKLDTNEAKNLL, from the coding sequence ATGAAAAAATTAAATAGAGAGCTGAAAATTACAGAAGATGGCTCACATACATTATTTGTACCTGAACTAAATGAGCACTATCATTCAACTCATGGAGCTATTCAAGAGGCAATGCATGTATATATTAACGCAGGTTATAATTATTGCGAAAAAGAAGTAATTCACATTCTCGAAATTGGCTTTGGAACTGGCTTAAACTGCTTTTTAACCTTACTTGAGGCTGAAAAACAAAACAAACAAGTCGTCTATCATTCCATTGAACTTTATCCAATCAATCAAGATGAGATAAAGCACTTGAACTATACAAAACAAATTCCCAATTCCGATGTCTCGATTTTTGAGAAGTTACACCGTGTTGAATGGAATCAAGAGGTGAAAATAACCGATAATTTTGTACTCAATAAATTGCAAGGAGATCTTCGAGAATTTAACTTCCCCGGAAAATACGATTTGGTTTACTTCGATGCTTTTGCACCTGATATTCAACCAACACTCTGGACAGAAGATGTATTTGGAAACATACATCAATATTTAAATTCGAATGCGATACTAACAACCTATTGCACAAAAGGAATTGTAAAACAAGCCTTAAGAGCTACCGGTTTTAAAGTAAAACGCCTTCCAGGACCTCCAGGGAAAAGACAAATGCTAAGGACGACAAAATTAGACACCAACGAAGCAAAAAATCTGCTGTAA
- a CDS encoding DUF3127 domain-containing protein, with amino-acid sequence MNFEINGKVILKEDTQQINDRFKKREFVIEVENERNSDWNDFIKFQLTQDRCDLLETVSVNENIKVSFNIRGRKWEKDGKTNYFSNLEAWRIEKMQAAAAAEMPEFNAADMPPAPEEDDLPF; translated from the coding sequence ATGAACTTTGAAATTAACGGTAAGGTTATCCTTAAGGAGGATACTCAGCAAATAAACGATAGATTCAAAAAAAGAGAATTTGTTATTGAAGTTGAAAATGAAAGAAACTCTGATTGGAATGATTTCATTAAATTTCAGTTGACTCAAGATCGTTGTGATTTATTAGAGACTGTTTCTGTTAACGAAAACATTAAGGTTTCTTTCAATATCAGAGGAAGAAAGTGGGAAAAAGATGGAAAAACAAACTATTTCTCAAACTTAGAAGCTTGGAGAATTGAAAAAATGCAAGCGGCAGCTGCTGCTGAAATGCCAGAATTCAATGCGGCTGATATGCCTCCAGCTCCTGAAGAAGATGATCTTCCTTTCTAG
- a CDS encoding PQ-loop repeat-containing protein — protein sequence MKTAIKKLDFFESLGWFGNIILSIGVIPQVVQTYKTHDVSSFNWSFLLMWSFGVFFTFIYIVNGDLKSGKRQYPLWLNYLVNIIATFYLCYAKLFYA from the coding sequence ATGAAAACTGCGATTAAAAAACTGGATTTTTTTGAATCATTAGGATGGTTCGGAAATATAATTTTAAGTATTGGAGTGATCCCACAAGTGGTGCAAACGTACAAAACACATGATGTTTCGAGCTTTAACTGGTCATTTCTATTAATGTGGTCTTTTGGAGTGTTCTTTACTTTTATCTATATTGTAAATGGAGATTTAAAATCTGGCAAAAGACAATACCCACTTTGGCTCAATTATTTAGTTAATATTATAGCCACTTTTTACCTGTGTTATGCCAAACTCTTTTATGCCTAA
- a CDS encoding DUF6249 domain-containing protein, whose amino-acid sequence MDITGVVAIISVFGIIPLIVFLVHRHKERKALIEKGMDLSTLVGDKKCSTLESLKYGVLLIGLAIGILIGNILDAYTGLNEEVSYFSMIFLFGGVALLIFYGMAKKQEDDK is encoded by the coding sequence ATGGATATAACAGGAGTAGTAGCAATCATTTCAGTATTTGGCATTATACCATTAATCGTATTTTTAGTACATCGCCATAAAGAAAGAAAAGCCTTAATCGAAAAAGGTATGGATCTTAGCACTTTAGTAGGAGATAAAAAGTGCAGCACTCTAGAGAGTTTGAAATATGGAGTTCTTCTTATTGGACTGGCTATTGGAATTCTTATTGGAAATATTTTAGACGCCTACACCGGTCTAAACGAGGAAGTGTCTTACTTTTCAATGATCTTTTTATTTGGAGGAGTTGCTCTTTTAATATTCTACGGAATGGCAAAAAAACAAGAAGACGACAAATAA
- a CDS encoding mechanosensitive ion channel family protein: protein MKELLGVQLKNWLVNGGITEYWAIILQSIIAVIIVLIVAWAADLIAKKVLISIITKLVRKTKTHWDDILLERKVFDKIAHFAPASIIYYSAGLIDHIGLSNFLQNGAYVYMVILAIMLIDTFLNAGNDIYNTRPVSKTRPIKGFLQIVKIFFYAMGIISILALFIDKDPLTIIAGMGAFAAVILLIFKDTILGFVASIQLSADKMVNIGDWISMPSKGTDGTVIDISLNTVKVQNWDKTISTIPTYSLVSESFSNWKGMEESGGRRIKRHLNIDVKSIHFLSDEEIVKFEKIHLLKDYLIEKKKEIRTDNSEGEIPINQRRLTNIGTFRKYVEAYLHQNPKIHDGMTFLVRQLQPTEKGLPLEIYVFSNDQAWANYEAIQADIFDHILAIVPEFNLRVFQNPTGDDFNKLVN from the coding sequence ATGAAAGAGCTTTTAGGCGTTCAATTAAAGAATTGGTTAGTAAATGGAGGCATAACCGAATATTGGGCGATCATTTTACAGTCCATAATTGCCGTTATTATCGTTCTTATAGTAGCTTGGGCCGCTGATTTAATTGCAAAAAAAGTTCTCATATCAATCATTACAAAGCTTGTTCGCAAAACCAAAACACATTGGGATGATATCCTTCTCGAAAGAAAAGTATTCGATAAAATTGCTCACTTTGCTCCAGCCTCAATAATTTACTATAGTGCTGGTCTAATTGATCATATCGGCTTAAGTAATTTTCTCCAGAATGGAGCCTATGTTTATATGGTGATATTGGCAATTATGCTAATTGATACTTTTCTAAATGCAGGTAACGACATTTACAATACAAGACCTGTTAGCAAAACAAGACCTATAAAAGGCTTTTTGCAAATTGTAAAAATCTTTTTCTATGCAATGGGAATTATTTCCATTTTAGCTCTATTTATAGATAAGGATCCATTAACAATAATTGCTGGAATGGGAGCTTTTGCTGCCGTTATTTTATTAATTTTCAAGGACACTATACTTGGCTTTGTTGCTTCTATTCAGCTTTCAGCTGACAAAATGGTAAATATTGGAGATTGGATTTCCATGCCTTCCAAGGGTACAGATGGAACTGTAATAGATATTAGTTTGAACACTGTTAAAGTTCAGAATTGGGATAAAACCATTAGCACGATTCCTACCTATTCACTTGTATCTGAATCTTTCAGCAACTGGAAAGGAATGGAAGAATCTGGAGGAAGAAGAATAAAACGCCATTTAAACATAGATGTCAAATCCATTCATTTTCTAAGTGACGAAGAAATCGTAAAATTTGAAAAAATTCACTTATTAAAGGACTATCTGATTGAAAAAAAGAAGGAAATTAGAACCGACAATTCCGAAGGCGAAATTCCTATTAATCAAAGAAGATTAACCAATATTGGTACGTTCCGAAAATATGTTGAAGCTTATCTGCACCAAAATCCAAAGATTCATGATGGGATGACCTTTCTTGTTCGTCAATTGCAGCCTACAGAAAAAGGTCTACCATTAGAAATCTATGTTTTTTCAAATGATCAAGCCTGGGCCAACTACGAAGCCATACAGGCTGATATTTTCGATCATATTTTAGCAATTGTTCCTGAATTTAATCTTCGTGTATTCCAGAACCCAACTGGCGATGATTTTAATAAACTCGTAAACTAA
- a CDS encoding chalcone isomerase family protein, protein MKNFLILLFLISSLSAFSQTKVGGVELPNEMLVKENRMQLQGAGTRVKLWMDMYAMGLYLSTDINDAEQIISKDESMGIRLQIISGLITSEKMEKATRDGFKNSTNGEMAHIQSEIDEFISVFSGGIEKEDVFEFMYTTESGTMVYKNGELKDSINGLSFKQALFGIWLCKKPVDKSLKEKLLK, encoded by the coding sequence ATGAAAAATTTTCTTATCCTACTATTTTTAATCTCAAGTTTATCTGCTTTTTCTCAAACTAAAGTAGGAGGCGTTGAGCTTCCAAACGAAATGCTCGTAAAAGAAAATCGGATGCAATTGCAAGGTGCAGGTACAAGAGTTAAATTATGGATGGATATGTATGCAATGGGATTGTATCTTTCTACAGATATAAATGATGCTGAGCAGATCATTTCAAAAGATGAAAGCATGGGAATTCGTCTTCAAATAATTTCTGGTCTAATTACGTCTGAAAAAATGGAAAAGGCAACTAGAGATGGATTTAAAAACTCAACCAATGGTGAAATGGCACATATTCAATCAGAAATTGACGAGTTTATCTCTGTTTTTAGTGGAGGCATTGAAAAAGAGGATGTTTTTGAATTTATGTACACAACCGAAAGCGGTACCATGGTTTATAAAAATGGTGAATTAAAAGATTCCATTAATGGATTATCATTTAAACAAGCACTATTTGGTATTTGGCTGTGCAAAAAACCTGTTGATAAGAGCTTAAAAGAAAAACTATTAAAATAA
- a CDS encoding 5'-nucleotidase C-terminal domain-containing protein: protein MKKSLYNLLIVSVLLLGISACATTEKINQTENQKTYSIDSTLDAYSKLDTSFRNLIVSYKSQLDEEMNMVISIADEEMVTAKPESQLSNFIADGMLQIGKTFCKDNGLLHSVDLAIMNLGGIRTGMPKGEIRTGRMFEMLPFKNKLVIVGMKGGDLKTLLDQLAEFGGEGSSGFKMGIKDRKAIDVLVDGKIIDKEKIYYVISVDYLVNGGGNITAFKNRETFRHMHQMLRSEMIKYIRENYKNGKHISAKLDGRIYHVE, encoded by the coding sequence ATGAAAAAATCACTTTATAACTTATTGATTGTTTCTGTCTTGCTCCTTGGAATTTCCGCCTGTGCAACAACTGAGAAAATCAATCAAACCGAAAATCAGAAGACCTATTCTATTGATTCTACATTAGATGCTTATTCGAAGCTAGATACAAGCTTCAGGAATCTTATCGTAAGCTATAAATCTCAATTGGATGAGGAGATGAATATGGTGATTTCGATTGCAGATGAAGAAATGGTTACTGCTAAGCCTGAGAGTCAATTATCTAACTTTATTGCTGATGGAATGCTGCAAATAGGCAAGACATTTTGCAAAGATAATGGTCTTTTACATTCTGTGGATTTGGCAATTATGAACTTGGGTGGGATTCGAACAGGAATGCCTAAGGGAGAGATTAGAACCGGAAGAATGTTTGAAATGCTGCCCTTTAAAAACAAATTGGTAATTGTTGGAATGAAAGGTGGAGATTTGAAAACACTTCTTGATCAGCTTGCTGAGTTTGGCGGAGAAGGATCTAGTGGATTTAAAATGGGTATTAAGGACCGCAAAGCAATTGATGTTCTTGTTGATGGGAAAATCATCGATAAGGAAAAGATCTATTACGTTATTTCTGTTGATTATTTAGTGAATGGTGGAGGTAATATTACAGCATTTAAGAATAGAGAAACATTTAGACATATGCATCAAATGTTGCGCTCTGAAATGATTAAATACATTCGTGAGAATTATAAGAATGGAAAACATATTTCTGCGAAACTAGATGGGAGGATTTATCATGTGGAATAG
- a CDS encoding FKBP-type peptidyl-prolyl cis-trans isomerase: protein MKYTEEQDKVSYCLGLSIASNLITSGVKTLNAEPFVEALDAAFNGKMPEVSPEEANAILQEFFGKMQEEQAEKAVGEGQAFLEENKKNEGVVTLESGLQYQIITEGNGDKPKATDSVKCHYHGTLINGTVFDSSVDRGEPATFPVNGVIAGWVEALQLMPLGSKWKLVIPSNLAYGAQGAGNLIGPHTTLIFEVELLEIV, encoded by the coding sequence ATGAAGTATACTGAAGAACAAGATAAGGTAAGTTATTGCCTTGGTTTAAGCATTGCAAGTAATTTAATTACATCAGGTGTTAAAACTTTAAATGCTGAACCTTTTGTTGAAGCTCTTGATGCAGCTTTTAATGGTAAAATGCCAGAGGTTTCTCCAGAAGAAGCTAACGCTATATTGCAAGAGTTTTTCGGAAAAATGCAAGAAGAGCAAGCTGAGAAGGCTGTGGGCGAAGGACAAGCATTTTTAGAAGAAAACAAGAAAAATGAAGGTGTTGTTACATTAGAAAGTGGTCTTCAGTACCAAATTATCACAGAAGGAAATGGTGATAAGCCTAAAGCAACTGATAGTGTTAAATGTCACTACCACGGAACATTAATTAACGGAACTGTTTTCGATAGCTCTGTAGATCGTGGAGAACCTGCTACATTCCCGGTAAATGGAGTTATTGCAGGATGGGTTGAAGCTCTTCAACTAATGCCTCTTGGTTCTAAGTGGAAACTAGTTATTCCTTCGAACCTTGCATATGGTGCACAAGGTGCTGGTAACCTAATTGGTCCACACACAACTCTTATTTTTGAAGTTGAACTTCTTGAAATCGTATAA
- a CDS encoding RNA polymerase sigma factor, translating to MKFRNDTYYLAKIKEGDPGAYAFLVNKHKKMAFNIALQLMGNREDAEEVAQDAFLKAYQALDKYKGDSKFSTWIYRIIYNTAISRLRKKKLDVSSIDEDFSVSVNVKSTQSALKDLQAVERKKYLREALKRINGDDCSLITLFYLEENSVEEICSITGLNASNVKVKLHRARKKLYAELEKVLQGELKTIL from the coding sequence ATGAAATTTCGAAATGATACTTATTATTTAGCCAAGATCAAGGAAGGAGATCCAGGTGCGTATGCATTTCTTGTAAACAAGCATAAGAAGATGGCCTTTAATATTGCATTGCAATTGATGGGAAATCGAGAAGATGCAGAGGAGGTTGCTCAGGATGCTTTTCTAAAAGCTTATCAGGCCTTAGATAAGTACAAAGGAGATTCGAAATTTTCAACATGGATTTATCGAATCATATACAATACAGCAATTTCTCGTCTTCGGAAAAAAAAACTTGATGTAAGTTCTATTGATGAAGATTTTTCAGTTTCTGTTAATGTAAAATCCACTCAGTCTGCCTTGAAAGATTTGCAGGCAGTGGAACGAAAAAAGTATCTTAGAGAAGCATTAAAAAGAATAAATGGTGATGATTGTAGTTTAATTACACTGTTTTATTTAGAAGAAAATTCGGTTGAAGAGATTTGTTCTATTACAGGATTAAATGCTTCAAATGTAAAAGTAAAATTGCATCGGGCACGAAAAAAGCTTTATGCTGAGTTAGAAAAAGTATTGCAGGGAGAATTAAAAACGATATTATAG
- a CDS encoding peptidylprolyl isomerase → MMHAEIHTEKGLMKVEFFEQDAPTTVQNFVTLSEKGFYDGLTFHRVIPNFVIQGGCPDGTGAGGPGHTIKCELTGGNQFHDRGVLSMAHAGRNTGGSQFFICHGRENTSHLDRQHTCFGKVVEGLEVIDAIRAGDSIDKIVIIKA, encoded by the coding sequence ATGATGCACGCTGAAATTCATACCGAAAAAGGTTTAATGAAGGTGGAATTCTTCGAACAAGATGCACCAACTACAGTTCAAAATTTTGTTACTCTTTCAGAAAAAGGATTTTATGATGGATTAACTTTTCATCGCGTAATTCCAAATTTTGTTATTCAAGGTGGATGTCCTGATGGAACTGGTGCTGGTGGCCCTGGTCATACTATCAAATGTGAATTAACTGGTGGTAACCAATTCCATGACAGAGGTGTTCTTTCAATGGCTCACGCTGGAAGAAATACTGGTGGATCTCAATTTTTCATTTGCCATGGCCGCGAAAATACATCACACCTGGATCGTCAACACACTTGCTTTGGTAAGGTTGTTGAAGGATTAGAAGTAATTGATGCAATTCGCGCTGGAGATAGCATTGATAAAATTGTAATTATAAAAGCTTAA
- the dinB gene encoding DNA polymerase IV, translating to MDETRKIIHIDMDAFFASVEQYDNAELRNKPIAVGGSGDRGVVAAASYEARKFGVHSAMPSKTAKKRCPHLIFVKARFDRYKEISKQIMNVFLEFTDLVEPLSIDEAFLDVTHNKKNLPSASLIAKEIKIRIKEVTGLTASAGISVNKFLAKIASDYQKPDGLFVIPPKDVETFIEVLPIDKFFGVGKVTADKMHYLGIFHGKDLKKRSLADLTRVFGKAGAYYYQVSRGIDNRAVDPNRIRKSVGTEHTFYTNLSDRESVRKDMKLTAEDLVKRLEKSGFKGRTLSLKVKYSSFEQVTRSKTILQEISGLDSIMKIAEELLLQVELKESIRLLGLTVSNKVDFSEPQQLTLDF from the coding sequence ATGGACGAAACCCGAAAAATTATTCATATCGATATGGATGCATTTTTTGCTTCGGTAGAACAGTACGACAATGCTGAACTTCGGAACAAACCAATTGCTGTTGGAGGTTCTGGAGATAGGGGAGTTGTGGCTGCTGCTAGTTATGAAGCAAGGAAATTTGGCGTGCATTCGGCAATGCCCTCCAAAACGGCAAAAAAAAGATGTCCACACTTAATTTTTGTAAAAGCAAGATTTGATCGTTACAAGGAAATATCGAAGCAAATAATGAATGTTTTTCTTGAATTTACGGATCTGGTTGAACCTCTTTCAATCGACGAAGCATTTTTAGATGTAACGCATAACAAGAAGAATCTTCCTTCTGCAAGTCTAATCGCCAAAGAAATTAAAATCCGCATAAAGGAAGTAACAGGTTTGACTGCTTCAGCAGGGATATCGGTAAATAAATTTTTAGCTAAAATTGCTTCTGATTATCAGAAACCTGATGGTTTATTTGTTATTCCACCTAAGGATGTAGAAACCTTTATTGAAGTTTTACCAATTGATAAATTTTTTGGTGTTGGTAAGGTAACTGCCGATAAAATGCATTATTTAGGTATTTTTCATGGTAAAGATTTAAAGAAAAGAAGTCTTGCTGATTTGACAAGAGTATTTGGTAAAGCTGGAGCTTACTATTATCAAGTCTCAAGAGGGATAGACAATCGAGCTGTTGATCCAAATCGTATCCGCAAGTCGGTAGGTACTGAACACACATTTTATACAAACTTATCTGATAGAGAGTCTGTAAGGAAAGATATGAAACTTACTGCCGAGGATTTGGTTAAAAGGCTAGAAAAGAGTGGATTTAAAGGTAGAACTCTTAGTTTGAAAGTAAAATATAGTAGTTTCGAACAGGTTACGAGAAGCAAAACAATTCTTCAGGAAATATCCGGTTTAGATTCAATTATGAAAATTGCAGAGGAGTTATTGCTACAAGTCGAATTAAAGGAGAGCATTCGATTGTTAGGCTTGACGGTTTCGAATAAGGTTGATTTCTCTGAACCACAGCAATTAACATTAGATTTTTAA